Part of the Rhizobium viscosum genome is shown below.
GCCCGATCAGGCTCGCGCCATCGGAGCCATATTGGCTGATGTAGCGGCGGATATTGACGCCGCCGAGCGGCGCGATATCGACCTGCTTGCTGGCGAGCGCCTTCGGATAGACATCGCCGGTGCTCGGCAGTTCGACCAGTGTGGCGTCTTTCTTCGTCAGGCCTGCGGCATGAAGCGCACGAAGCACGAGTGTACCCTGAGCCTGGCCGGGACTGAACGCGATGCGCTTGCCGCGGAAATCCGCGAGCGACTTGACATCGACGCCAGGCGCGATGCCGAAACGGTAGATTGGATTGGCAATCGGGTCCTTCCGTTCGCGATAGGCGATGTTGCGCACGGGCAGATTGTTCCAGGTCGCAAAGATCGACGGGATTTCGGCTACGGAGCCGACATCAAGTGCATGCGCACGGAAGGCTTCGGAGGTCTGCGGGCCGCCGCTGAGATTTGCCCATTTGACCTCGAAGGTTAGTTCCTTGACGAGGCCGGAAACCTCGAGAGCCTTCTGCGTCACCGGATCACCGATCGTCAGAACCGTCCCGGGCGGCACTTTGTCGAGCAGCGGCGCACTCGTCTCGGCAGATGCCACGTTGCTGAACATGCCAAGGGAGATGAGGCCGAGCACAGCCGTTCCCAGTGTTTTTGCCAATGTCATCGTTGATGTTTCCCGTTTGAGGTTGCAATGTCAGGAAGCGATGACGGGAAGGGTGCTGAATTCTCCATAAAATCTATAGACTATTTATTTCTTTCGTTCGCCTGTTCGTGAAAAATCCTACCAATTGTGCAGGCGCGGCAGACTCGCGCGTTGTTTGGTGAGGATACGGCGATTTCCTGCTTGGGCGAGAAGACGCGGCCCGACATCGTGATCAGATCGCAGTCAGAACAGTGAAGCCCTATGCAACTCCCAGGCCGTCTCGTCGTGGAACATTGCAGCCGGATCGTCTCTTAACCTTCGAGAAACCTTGTCTTGCTTCGGGTCGGCTATGAAATTCTCGCACTCTGAGACTTGGTTACATTCCTTTACGTTCCGCTGTTAAAGTCACATCCGAAATATCTGCTGAAGCGACTTAACGGTTGGGCTGACGATGCTTGGTGCCGAGATCCTTGCATTCCTGGAGGCGTGTCCGATGGCGGTGCTCGTCCTCGACACCGCTGGCCGCGTCATCTTTGTCAATGCCGAAGCCGGGCATCTCCTACTTCTCGAAAATCAGCCTGCCGGACTGGATATTACCGAACTGATGCCGGAATGGCCGTTGCTCTCAGGCGTTTCCACCGCTTTCATCAGCGATCGTTCCGGTGATCGTAGATTATGCCGGGTACAGGTCGTGAACTGGCCCGCGGGCACAGAGACGGTCACGGCTGCTTTCCTCGAGCCTGTCGATGACGAACGTCCGGCAGGTTACGCGGCGCGCGAGGCCAATCTGCGTCTGCGCTATGTCATCGAGATGCTGCCGGAGGCGGTCTGTGTGTTCGACGCCAATGACCGCTATGTTCTTTGGAACCAGAAATATGCCGAGCTTTATGCCGACATAGCCGAGCACCTGAGGCCCGGTGCCGCGTTCGAGGATATTTTGAGGACCAGTCTCGCCGGCGACAGGATGCGAGAGCGCGTCGAGGATAAGGAAGCCTGGTTCCGCGCCCGCATGCAGAAATTCCGTCAGCCGGTTTCGCAGGAGGAACAGCAGTTGCAGGACGGCCGGTGGCTGCGCCACGACGACCGGCGCACGCCCGATGGCGGCGCCATCGGCATGCGCATTGATATTACCGGCCTCAAGCAGCGGGAAGACTGGCTTCGCCAATTGTTCGACGCCAATCCCATGCCCATGCTTTTGTGCGACGGCGAGAGCCTCGCCATCCTTCAGGCCAACCGGGCGGCCGTTGATTTCTATGGTTTCCACCCCGCGACGCTACTGTCGAAGCGAGCCTGCGACATGCATGTCGACGGCGAACTCCAGGCATTCGAGAAGATCCTCCTTCATCTCGACGGCGACCGTGATGCACGAACGATCTGGCGACAGAGGACGCTGGACGGATCGGAGCGCCACGTGCTGATCTATGTCCGGCAGCTCCACGAGGGGGCCGAGCGTCGGTTGCTGCTCACCGTGGCCGACGTCAGCGACAGAATTCTTGCCGAGGCTGAAGCCAATCGTTTGGCACATCACGATATTCTCACAGGCCTGCCGAACAGGATGCAATTCTATAAAGCGCTCGAAAAAGCCCTTGCATCGGAGGATCGGGAAAAGGTCATCATCTGCTGCCTGGATCTGGATGGGTTCAAGCCCGTCAACGATACGTTTGGCCATGCTGCTGGCGATGAAGTGTTGAAAAATGTCGCCAACCGGCTGCAGATGCATGCGCGGGGCCATCTGGTCGCCCGCCTCGGCGGCGATGAATTCGCAATCCTGATGAGGGGAGAAAGAGCCGAAGCGATTGATCTTGCCGAGCGCTGTATCGACGCCTTCGAACAGCCTTTTGCCATCAATGGTCTTGCCATCCGTCTCGGTGTGAGCATCGGCATTGCCGCGGTTGACGGAGTGGACAGCGAAGCGCTCATGCAGGAGGCGGACCGGGCGCTCTATCGTGCCAAGGCCGATGGCCGCAACACCTGGCGTATGACACCTCTGGATCTGCCTATTCCGAAGCGGGCCTAGGCCTGATTGGCTCGTCAGTTCTCCTGTTTTGCCGCAAGCAGCCAATCACGAAGCGTTTTTGCCTCGCGCGAGAGGCCCTTTGCCTCGATGAGCCAGTAAGCCTTGTCCATATCGGAAGCCCGCTCGAAGAGGGAAACAAGCGAACCTGCCGCGATCTCTTCAGCGATCAGCGCGGTCGGGCAAAGGCCGATACCCTGGCCACTGATCAACGAGCCGATCATGAGATTGAAGTCGGCAAAAATAGGTCCGGCCTTCGGCGCGGAATGGATGCCAGCGCCTGACAGCCAGCGCGCCCAGGCATCGGTCGTCTCGTCATGCAGGATTTCGCAGGAAAGCAGGTCGGCTGGCTTGTGAAAGGGGCCATGCCGGGCGAGGAATTCCGCCGAACAGGTTGGTCTGGTCTCGGCATCAAGGAGCTTGATGGCACCGGAACCCGGCCGCACGCCGTGGCAGACGAGGAGATCGGCACCTGCCGCTTCGGGCGTCCTCGCATCCAGCGCATAGACGATGTTGATCCTGATTTCAGGGAAGGCAATTCTCAGCCTCGGCAGCTGCGGAATGAGCCATCGCACCGCCATGGAGGGAATGCATGCAACGCTGACCGGACGGCTGTTGGCTTCCAGCCTCAACTGCCCAGCGGCGACTTCGATATGCGCCAACGCATGCGTGACGGCCACGCCGAATTCCCTGCCGGCGGCTGTCAGCGTCACGCCGCGGCTATGACGCCGAAACAGGGGGATGCGGAGCCAAGTCTCCATTGCCTTCACATGCTGACTGATGCCGGCAGGCTTCAGGTTCAGTTCGGCAGCCGCCCTGACGAAGCTTTCGTGGCGTGCGGCGGCTTCGAATGCCCGCAGTGATGCGAGGGGGAGGTTTCTCATGTCGAGATGACTAAGCAAAACTTGCCCAGAGGGCAAGAATCATCTCGGTTGCCCAATGGTGCAGCCTCGCTAAGAGTGCCCGGCGAATTATTGCGCGTCGCCGGGTGCAGCACCCCAAGACCGCCAGCGGAGCGGAAATATCAGGATGTCGAAGCAGTCGATCGTGCGCATTCCTTCTGACGCAGCCGAGCGGCGGTCAGCACCGCCCGTGGTCGTCTATCCCGTCGAAACATTGCCGTCCGCCGATCTCGGTCTGCTCGAGGCCGTCCGCCAAACGCTGACGAAGGTCAGCGAGGTGATCGTGCCGCCGCGCGAGGCAGGCAGCTTTCACGTTCCGCAGGGGCATTTCTTTCGCATCGTCAGTATCGACGGCCCACAGGTCGGTGACCTCAATCTCTGGAACGCTACAGACCTTTCCGAACGGTTTTTCAGTGGCAAGACACGAGCATTGCACGCAACCCATGTCGGTGTCGGCGATCGTCTCTGGAGTACGCTGCCCTACCTGCGTCCTATGGCAACGATCACCTATGACAGCCTCGGCTGGTACGGGTGGGATGATGATGGCGCCGGCATTCATGATGTCATCGGCACGCGCTGCGATCCCTATACGAACCGATTGTTGAAGGGTAGCGATTACCATCACTGCTGCCATTCGAACCTGACGCGGGCGCTTGCGGCCGAGAGCGGCATGCCGCTTGAGCAAGCGGAAATGCACGTGCATGACGTCCTCAACGTCTTCATGTGCACCGGCTTCACCCGGGACACGCACCAGTATTTCATGAAGGCGAGCCCGGTGCGGCCGGGAGATTTTATCGAGTTCTTTGCAGAGATCGATCTTCTTGGCGCCCTTTCGGCATGCCCGGGTGGTGATTGCGGCGCAAGCCATTCCAGTGATGCGGCCGCCTGCTATCCTTTGAAGGTCGAGATATGGAAGCCCGATCCAGCGACACTCGCCAATTGGACGCCGCCGGCGCCAAATTCCTATCCCAGGACGCATCGGTAAGTCGGTAAGCCTGGCGGCTCAGTTGTAGAGGAGCGGTCAGACGATCAGGATTGCCCTGAAATCATTAACATTGGTGCCGGTCGGACCGGTTTCGAAGAGGTCGCCGATCGCCTTGAAGCCGGAATAGCTGTCGTTGGCGTCGAGCACATGGCGCGGGTCGCGCCCGGCGGCGCGCAGCCGCTTGACGGTGCCCCCGTCGGCAAAGGCGCCGGCATTGTTTTCTGAACCGTCAATACCGTCAGTGTCGGCCGCAAGCGCGTGAATGGCACCATAGCCGTCGATTGCCAGTGCCAAGGCGAGCGCGAATTCGCCGTTGCGTCCTCCCTTGCCGCCCTTGGCGCGCAACGTCACGGTCGTCTCGCCGCCGGAGAGGATGACGGCGGGTTTCGTGAAAGGCCGGTCGCGGCCGGCAACCTCGCGCGCGATTGCCGCGTGTACCAGCGCCACGTCGCGCGATTCCCCTTCAACGGAATCCGACAGGATCGCCGGTGTGATGCCCTGCGAGCGGGCGAATTCGGCAGCTGCCTCGAGCGACACGCCGGCCGAAGCGATGATGTGGTGCTCGTGGCGGGCGAAGACCGGATTGCCCGGCTGGGGCGCATCGGCCTTCGGGGAGTTCAGATGATCGATGGCCGCCTGCGGCAGCTTGAGGCTGTATTGCTGGATAATTTGAAGCGCATCATGCCGGGTCGAGCCGTCGGGAACGGTCGGGCCGGAAGCGACGTGAGCGGGATTGTCGCCGGGAATGTCCGAGACGATGAGGCTGACGACGCGGGCCTTGGTCGCAGCCGCCAGCCGTCCGCCCTTGATCGTCGAGAGATGCTTGCGCACGACGTTCATGGCCGAGATCGGCGCGCCCGAAGCAAGCAGCAACTCGTTGAGCAGAATCTCGTCCTGCAGCGTCAGTCCTTCAGGCGGAGACGGCAGCAGCGCCGAGCCGCCGCCACAGATCAGTGCAATCACGAGGTCATCCTCGCTTAATCCGGCGACGGTATCGATCAGCCGTCTGGACGCGGCAAGGCCGGCGGCATCTGGCACTGGATGGGCGGCTTCGATGATCTCGATATTGTCCGTTTCACAGCCATAGCCGTAGCGGGTGACGACCACGCCTTCGAGCGGCCCGTCCCACACGCTTTCCAGCGCGCGGGCCATCTGCGCAGCACCCTTGCCGGCGCCGATCACGACCGTCCTGCCATCCGGTTTTTCCGGCAGATGTGCAGTGATGCCGGTCAGCGGATCGGCCGCGCGTACGGCTGCGGAAAACAGACTGGTCAGAAAATCGCGGGGTGAGGACAGGGTCATGATGATCTCTCTGGAGACACAGGCAGAAGAGGGGGCTTCCGCTCCTTTAGCGATGACCGTCGACATATCGCTTGTCAATGGAAGAGCCGTCCCCATCCGTTCGGTGTGATTGATAATCGTCCGGATGCGGCTATCTATTGGTGAGAAAAACAACAATCATTTGGAGAATTTGCAATGATCAACGAACAGCAGTTGATCTCGAAGATCACCTGGCGGCTCATGCCATTCCTCGGAATCCTTTATCTTATTGCCTATATCGATCGTCAGAACGTCAGTTTCGCCAAGCTGGAAATGGTCGGTGCGCTCGGTATGAGCGAATATGCCTATGGCCTCGGTGCCTCGCTCTTTTTCATCGGCTATTTCCTCTTCGAAGTACCGAGCAACCTGTTCCTCGACAGGTTCGGCGCGCGCGTCTGGTTCGCCCGCATTCTCGTATCCTGGGGCATCGTCACCATCCTGCTCTCCTATACGCAGAACGCGACAATGTTCTATGTCCTGCGTTTTCTGCTCGGCGTCTGCGAGGCAGGCTTCTTTCCGGGCGTGCTCTATCTTTTAACGCTCTGGTTTCCCGCAGATTATCGCGGCCGCATGGTGGGTCTCTTCATGATCTTCAGTGCGCTTGCCAATGCCGTCGGCGCACCTGTCGGAGGCATGCTGCTCGATCTCGATGGTTTCCTCGGCCATGCCGGCTGGCAATGGGTTTTCCTGGCGACAGGCATTCCGGCCGTCATTGCCGGTGTCGTTACCTTCTTCTATCTCTATGACCGGCCCGAAAATGCGAGTTTCCTCAGCAAGGAGGAGAAGAGCTGGCTGGCGAACCGTCTCGCATCGGAAAATTCCGGCATGGATCACAATGCCGAAAACGGCTTCAAGGCGCTCGTCGACCCCCGCGTCCTGTTGATGGCGCTCTGCTACATCGCCTTTCCGCTCGCCGCCTATGGCCTCAGCTACTGGCTGCCGACCATCGTGAAGGCCTTCGGCGTCAGCAACACCGTGAACGGCCTTCTCAACATCATCCCGTGGATACTGGTGGCGATTGCGCTCTGGGCAGTGCCGGCTGCCGCCGACAAGGCGAAGGCGAAAACGCCTTATATCGTCATTCCTGCCTTCATCGGTGCGGCCTGCCTGCTGCTCTCGGCGCTTGTTCCGAACAATACGCTGCAGTTCATCTTCCTCTGCGTCGCCGCGGCCGGCATCTTCGCGCCACAGCCGGTCTTCTGGAGTCTGCCATCCCGTTTCCTCAAGGGCGCGGGGGCTGCGGCGGGCCTTGCAGCCATCAATTCTGTCGGCAATCTCGGCGGCTTCGTTGCTCAGAACGTCGTGCCCTGGATCAAGGACGAAACCGGAAGTACGATTGCGCCGATGTTCTTCCTGGCTGTCTGCCTTGCTGCCGGCGCACTGCTCGTCTTTGCGGTCGCGATGATCATCGCGCGCAAGGAGCATGACGCCGTGCCACGCGGCATCTGAGATCTTGGAAATGGAGAAGCCCCGGCACCAAAGGTACTGGGGCTTCTTCCATGGGAGGCTGCCGGACGGGCATGGGTTAGGAGGAAATGTCCTCGAGTTTGCGGCCGCCGGTCTCGATCATCTGCGTTGCGGCAAGCGCGCCGATCACGGCGACGATCCCGAACATGATGAAGACCGACTTGATGCCCTGTGCGCCGACCATGTAGCCGACCGTCGTCGGACCGACAGCCGAGGCGATGCGCAGCCACGACGTCGCAAGGCCCGTTCCGACCGCGCGCATACGCGTCGGGTAGATTTCCGGCGTATAGAGGTAAAGCACGGCGTTGACGGAGCCGACGACGCCATAGGCAAGTGTTGCCAGCAGAATGAGTGACCAGAGGCTGTTCGCACCACCAGCGGCAAGCGCAGCCAGAAGAACGGCGCCGACAAGGAAAGAGACGACGGCCCAGGTGCGCCTCCCGATACGGTCGATACAAAAGGCGCAGGCAAGCAGGATGACGACCTGCGCGACATTGGTCATCGAGGCTGCCCTGAGCGCGCTGCCGAGTTCCAGCGAATAGACGGTGTGATAGAGTGTCGGCATCCAGTTGTTCAGGCTGTTGGCCACGAAGAACGAGCTTGCCCAGAGGATCCAGGCGACGATGGTGCGGACACGGAAGGTCGGCGACAGAAGTTCGCGCCAACGGTTTCGCACCCTGGGTGCAGCCTGGACCTGCCCCCCAAGCGCCAGGGTCGCTTCATTATAGGCGCGGTCGTCGAACGTGTAATTCGGATCCCTACGCCTCGCGCTGTCTTCCGCCTGGCGGATGATGTTTTCCGCCTCGTCGAGCCGGCCCTGACCGATCAGCCAGCGTGGCGATTCCGGCAGTCTGTAGAGCAGATAGGCGATCAGCAGGCCTGGAATACCGCCAAGCAGGAACAGTGATTTCCAGCCAAAGGCCGGGACGATCAATGTGCCGACCTGTCCCGTCACCATCAGCCCGACCGGAAAGATCAGCTCATAGAGCATGAAGTTGCGTCCGCGCCCCTTGGCGCGCAGGAGCTCGCTGATATAGGCGGCCGCAACGGGCATTTCGCCACCCACGCCGATGCCCTGGATCAAACGGCAAATGAACAGCATCTGGAAATTGCCGGCCAATATACAGGTGAGGCTCATGACCGACATCAGTGCAGTGGCGGATGCGGCCATGTGAACGCGGCCGAGCGTTTCCGCAAGGCGGCTGAAGAGAAGGGCGCCGACGAGCTGGCCAATATAACTTGCCGCGATCATCCAGCCGATCTGAGCTGGCGTCAGCGCCCAGAGATTGATCAGGATCGGCAGAACAAAGGCCAGCGAAAGCGCGTCAAAGGCGTCGAGGAATGTGGCGCTGCCCATGATGATACGCGCCCGACGATGCCAGGGTGTAAAGGGGATCGCTTCGAAACGCGCGGTCAAAGCCGCGGCGCGGCCAGCCAATCGCGTCTGCTGCGGGACGTCTTGTGAAACCTCGCCTGCGGCAGAGCCGGCAGCCAGCATGCTATTGCTATCGTGCATATCATCCTCCCAGATCAGCACGGTTAAACGGGCCGGCGGCACCCCCTGCCGCCAGCTTCGCCCTACTGGGCGGCAGCTTCAATCATCTTGCCGATCACTTCCGCGACAACATCGCTGCATTCAATCGGTGTCAGATGTCGGGCGCCCGGCAGGATCGTCAGGGACGCCCCGGGGATTGCCTCTGCAAGCTGGCGTGCACTCTCGACCGGTGTCGCATAGTCTTCTTCGCCGACAACGACGGAAACCGGGAAATGAAAGCCGGAAAGCGCATTGCGAAGATCGGCATCGCCGAGCATGATGCAGGTCGCCTCGTAGGCATCGAGATCGTTGCGGACAAAGATCTCCATCATCTCCTGGATCTTGCGCGGATTTTCCGCCCTGAAACGATCACCGAACCAGCGGGTCGCCTGGAAGGCAGCCATCGAGGCGAGGCCTTCGGCCCGCGCTTTCGCGGCCCGTACCCGCCATTCCTGAGGAGCCTTTTCCCCATACCAGGCCGTGGTATCGATGAGGGTCATTGCCGAAATTCGTTTTGGGTGGCGAGCAGCAAAAGCCTGCGTAATGCAGCCGCCCATGGAGCAGCCGGCAATGACCGCCCGCTCCCAGCCGGCCTTGTCCAGAACCTCAGCGACGTCATCGGCGTAGCGTTCGATTGCGTAGGAAAGGGGCGCGCGGCTGCTCCAGCCATGCCCCCGGCAGTCGATGCAGATGATCTCCGCCTGGCTCTGCAGGCCGGAGATGACGTCCGTCCAGATGCTGCCGTCAAGGGCGAGCGAATGGATCAGCAGCAGGCGCGGTTTTCCGGGCGTGCCATATCGCCGGAAGGCGATCGTCGCTTCATCCGAGACGGTCACGAATTCGTAGTGACCGTCCATGTCACGGGTTTCTTGCTGCAACATCTGTTGTTCCAATCAGCCGGCCATGGCCAGATCGTTTTCACC
Proteins encoded:
- a CDS encoding LysR substrate-binding domain-containing protein, whose protein sequence is MRNLPLASLRAFEAAARHESFVRAAAELNLKPAGISQHVKAMETWLRIPLFRRHSRGVTLTAAGREFGVAVTHALAHIEVAAGQLRLEANSRPVSVACIPSMAVRWLIPQLPRLRIAFPEIRINIVYALDARTPEAAGADLLVCHGVRPGSGAIKLLDAETRPTCSAEFLARHGPFHKPADLLSCEILHDETTDAWARWLSGAGIHSAPKAGPIFADFNLMIGSLISGQGIGLCPTALIAEEIAAGSLVSLFERASDMDKAYWLIEAKGLSREAKTLRDWLLAAKQEN
- a CDS encoding alpha/beta fold hydrolase, with protein sequence MLQQETRDMDGHYEFVTVSDEATIAFRRYGTPGKPRLLLIHSLALDGSIWTDVISGLQSQAEIICIDCRGHGWSSRAPLSYAIERYADDVAEVLDKAGWERAVIAGCSMGGCITQAFAARHPKRISAMTLIDTTAWYGEKAPQEWRVRAAKARAEGLASMAAFQATRWFGDRFRAENPRKIQEMMEIFVRNDLDAYEATCIMLGDADLRNALSGFHFPVSVVVGEEDYATPVESARQLAEAIPGASLTILPGARHLTPIECSDVVAEVIGKMIEAAAQ
- a CDS encoding urea carboxylase-associated family protein, with protein sequence MSKQSIVRIPSDAAERRSAPPVVVYPVETLPSADLGLLEAVRQTLTKVSEVIVPPREAGSFHVPQGHFFRIVSIDGPQVGDLNLWNATDLSERFFSGKTRALHATHVGVGDRLWSTLPYLRPMATITYDSLGWYGWDDDGAGIHDVIGTRCDPYTNRLLKGSDYHHCCHSNLTRALAAESGMPLEQAEMHVHDVLNVFMCTGFTRDTHQYFMKASPVRPGDFIEFFAEIDLLGALSACPGGDCGASHSSDAAACYPLKVEIWKPDPATLANWTPPAPNSYPRTHR
- a CDS encoding diguanylate cyclase domain-containing protein produces the protein MLGAEILAFLEACPMAVLVLDTAGRVIFVNAEAGHLLLLENQPAGLDITELMPEWPLLSGVSTAFISDRSGDRRLCRVQVVNWPAGTETVTAAFLEPVDDERPAGYAAREANLRLRYVIEMLPEAVCVFDANDRYVLWNQKYAELYADIAEHLRPGAAFEDILRTSLAGDRMRERVEDKEAWFRARMQKFRQPVSQEEQQLQDGRWLRHDDRRTPDGGAIGMRIDITGLKQREDWLRQLFDANPMPMLLCDGESLAILQANRAAVDFYGFHPATLLSKRACDMHVDGELQAFEKILLHLDGDRDARTIWRQRTLDGSERHVLIYVRQLHEGAERRLLLTVADVSDRILAEAEANRLAHHDILTGLPNRMQFYKALEKALASEDREKVIICCLDLDGFKPVNDTFGHAAGDEVLKNVANRLQMHARGHLVARLGGDEFAILMRGERAEAIDLAERCIDAFEQPFAINGLAIRLGVSIGIAAVDGVDSEALMQEADRALYRAKADGRNTWRMTPLDLPIPKRA
- a CDS encoding glycerate kinase type-2 family protein codes for the protein MTLSSPRDFLTSLFSAAVRAADPLTGITAHLPEKPDGRTVVIGAGKGAAQMARALESVWDGPLEGVVVTRYGYGCETDNIEIIEAAHPVPDAAGLAASRRLIDTVAGLSEDDLVIALICGGGSALLPSPPEGLTLQDEILLNELLLASGAPISAMNVVRKHLSTIKGGRLAAATKARVVSLIVSDIPGDNPAHVASGPTVPDGSTRHDALQIIQQYSLKLPQAAIDHLNSPKADAPQPGNPVFARHEHHIIASAGVSLEAAAEFARSQGITPAILSDSVEGESRDVALVHAAIAREVAGRDRPFTKPAVILSGGETTVTLRAKGGKGGRNGEFALALALAIDGYGAIHALAADTDGIDGSENNAGAFADGGTVKRLRAAGRDPRHVLDANDSYSGFKAIGDLFETGPTGTNVNDFRAILIV
- a CDS encoding MFS transporter, whose product is MINEQQLISKITWRLMPFLGILYLIAYIDRQNVSFAKLEMVGALGMSEYAYGLGASLFFIGYFLFEVPSNLFLDRFGARVWFARILVSWGIVTILLSYTQNATMFYVLRFLLGVCEAGFFPGVLYLLTLWFPADYRGRMVGLFMIFSALANAVGAPVGGMLLDLDGFLGHAGWQWVFLATGIPAVIAGVVTFFYLYDRPENASFLSKEEKSWLANRLASENSGMDHNAENGFKALVDPRVLLMALCYIAFPLAAYGLSYWLPTIVKAFGVSNTVNGLLNIIPWILVAIALWAVPAAADKAKAKTPYIVIPAFIGAACLLLSALVPNNTLQFIFLCVAAAGIFAPQPVFWSLPSRFLKGAGAAAGLAAINSVGNLGGFVAQNVVPWIKDETGSTIAPMFFLAVCLAAGALLVFAVAMIIARKEHDAVPRGI
- a CDS encoding MFS transporter, with translation MHDSNSMLAAGSAAGEVSQDVPQQTRLAGRAAALTARFEAIPFTPWHRRARIIMGSATFLDAFDALSLAFVLPILINLWALTPAQIGWMIAASYIGQLVGALLFSRLAETLGRVHMAASATALMSVMSLTCILAGNFQMLFICRLIQGIGVGGEMPVAAAYISELLRAKGRGRNFMLYELIFPVGLMVTGQVGTLIVPAFGWKSLFLLGGIPGLLIAYLLYRLPESPRWLIGQGRLDEAENIIRQAEDSARRRDPNYTFDDRAYNEATLALGGQVQAAPRVRNRWRELLSPTFRVRTIVAWILWASSFFVANSLNNWMPTLYHTVYSLELGSALRAASMTNVAQVVILLACAFCIDRIGRRTWAVVSFLVGAVLLAALAAGGANSLWSLILLATLAYGVVGSVNAVLYLYTPEIYPTRMRAVGTGLATSWLRIASAVGPTTVGYMVGAQGIKSVFIMFGIVAVIGALAATQMIETGGRKLEDISS
- a CDS encoding ABC transporter substrate-binding protein produces the protein MTLAKTLGTAVLGLISLGMFSNVASAETSAPLLDKVPPGTVLTIGDPVTQKALEVSGLVKELTFEVKWANLSGGPQTSEAFRAHALDVGSVAEIPSIFATWNNLPVRNIAYRERKDPIANPIYRFGIAPGVDVKSLADFRGKRIAFSPGQAQGTLVLRALHAAGLTKKDATLVELPSTGDVYPKALASKQVDIAPLGGVNIRRYISQYGSDGASLIGHGLRDDPAHLYAPQWVLDDPAKAAALAEYVRLWARATEWVDQNPEIWIKEYYIGQQGLSREDAEFLVKLSGTQVIPDSWADVKKRHQETINLLAEELGYKPFDVEQIFDNRFEKIAASALPRSQ